A genome region from Clostridium pasteurianum includes the following:
- a CDS encoding zinc ribbon domain-containing protein has protein sequence MKFCTKCGYELKEDQIVCPKCGNKVKGAENKPHETLTEANDNFNTKEEKLPARQEENLPVPFKAPLSKNKKIAAASVLVLIVLIGIFIYFGKSQSSPEKVVDNFKTAVNKQDKSEMEKLMVCNDSGLKIDDGNVAMLLRYFKNNPSYLTNTLSQLDNQALNTDRINSNSNLSSYILNVKRDGNKFLFFPNYKIEVKASYITVKTKIKDANIYINNTKVGTSTSDDFSKEYGPYIPGEYVVKGSYKGKYSTSNNSQDVDTVKATNNKISVKVLEDLKYVNVKSDNDDAEIFVNSEDTGKKVKDREPIGPIDNNANIYGVIEQDGKKLKSMGETRDSYGNSENADIYLNFADAKSELQSNENEVKSLVQNYITAFCSAVNYNDISYVSSYIAPASELYNEQVKYIPNAYSQNIKENNLSCDIVSCTFDNDNKSGTVVTHEVYDINNNGSDSQKTFDYKYTFKYSDKNYGYQLTSIANAK, from the coding sequence ATGAAATTCTGTACTAAATGTGGATATGAATTAAAGGAAGATCAAATTGTTTGTCCTAAATGTGGAAATAAAGTAAAGGGTGCTGAAAATAAGCCTCATGAAACTTTAACAGAAGCAAACGATAATTTTAATACAAAAGAAGAAAAATTGCCAGCTCGTCAAGAAGAAAACTTGCCAGTACCATTTAAGGCGCCACTGTCAAAAAATAAAAAAATAGCTGCAGCGTCAGTTTTGGTACTTATAGTTTTAATAGGAATATTTATTTACTTTGGAAAGAGCCAGTCTAGTCCAGAAAAAGTAGTTGATAATTTTAAAACTGCAGTTAATAAGCAAGATAAAAGTGAAATGGAAAAATTAATGGTATGTAACGATAGCGGATTAAAAATTGATGATGGAAATGTGGCTATGCTTCTTAGATATTTTAAAAATAATCCTTCATATTTGACTAATACATTAAGTCAGTTGGACAACCAGGCACTTAACACAGATAGAATTAACAGTAATTCTAATTTATCATCTTATATTCTTAATGTAAAACGTGATGGAAATAAATTTTTATTCTTTCCAAATTATAAAATAGAAGTAAAAGCATCATATATAACTGTGAAAACTAAGATAAAAGATGCTAATATTTATATTAATAATACCAAAGTTGGTACAAGTACAAGTGATGATTTTTCTAAAGAGTATGGTCCATATATTCCAGGAGAATACGTAGTAAAGGGCTCATACAAGGGTAAATACAGTACTTCTAATAATTCTCAAGATGTAGATACTGTAAAAGCTACTAATAATAAAATTTCAGTAAAAGTTCTAGAAGATTTAAAATACGTTAATGTAAAAAGTGATAATGATGATGCTGAGATTTTTGTAAATAGTGAAGATACAGGTAAAAAAGTAAAAGACAGAGAACCTATAGGACCTATTGATAATAATGCTAACATATATGGTGTTATTGAACAGGACGGCAAAAAGCTAAAGAGTATGGGTGAAACAAGAGATAGTTATGGCAACTCTGAAAATGCAGATATTTATTTGAATTTTGCTGATGCAAAAAGTGAGCTTCAATCTAATGAAAACGAAGTTAAGAGCCTTGTTCAAAATTATATAACTGCATTCTGCAGTGCTGTTAATTATAATGATATTTCATATGTATCATCTTATATAGCTCCTGCTAGTGAACTTTATAATGAACAGGTAAAATATATACCTAATGCATATAGCCAAAATATAAAGGAAAATAATCTAAGCTGCGATATTGTTTCATGTACTTTTGATAATGATAATAAGTCAGGTACAGTAGTTACTCATGAGGTTTATGATATAAATAATAATGGCAGTGACTCTCAAAAAACATTTGATTATAAGTACACTTTTAAATATAGCGACAAAAATTACGGATATCAGTTAACTAGTATAGCAAATGCCAAGTAA
- a CDS encoding methyltransferase family protein produces the protein MNALLTVIPLIFIRYGILSIIGKESLKRAGFFAPLIGREKVAFWVYQITTVFIFLYLLVLKIKTDSYWFYIGLGVYSLGIILYAVSIVNYAKPKMNGINLNGLYRVSRNPMYIAYFIYFLGCALLTHSLILLALLICFQVSAHWIILSEERWCIKKFGEEYIKYMNKVRRYI, from the coding sequence ATGAATGCACTTTTGACAGTAATACCACTAATATTTATTAGGTATGGAATTTTAAGTATAATAGGTAAAGAATCACTTAAACGTGCTGGTTTCTTTGCTCCATTAATCGGAAGAGAAAAAGTAGCATTCTGGGTTTATCAAATTACAACCGTTTTTATTTTTCTATACCTATTAGTACTCAAAATCAAAACTGATTCTTATTGGTTTTACATAGGTTTAGGAGTATATAGTTTAGGAATTATTTTATATGCTGTATCTATAGTAAATTATGCTAAACCTAAAATGAATGGAATAAATTTAAACGGATTATACCGAGTATCCCGCAATCCTATGTACATTGCATATTTTATTTATTTTTTAGGGTGTGCATTGCTAACACATTCTTTGATATTACTTGCGTTATTAATCTGTTTTCAAGTATCCGCACACTGGATTATTCTTTCAGAAGAAAGATGGTGTATTAAGAAATTCGGAGAAGAATATATAAAATATATGAATAAAGTGAGACGTTATATTTAG
- a CDS encoding HAD family hydrolase — protein sequence MTNSIKAAIFDMDGTLIDSMWVWQSIDVEYLKQKNLSFPENLRSDIEHLGFQDTAEYFKNRFNLKDSVEEIINDWTQMAYKHYAYDIKLKPYAKEYLTYLKNKGIKIGLATSNSHLLVKTALKPLGIYDLFDSITITDEVKKDKSFPDVYLLAAKRLGANPNECVVFEDILPAVLSAKKAGMTVVAVHDEFSENNILDIKNEAHKFIHSYNELIA from the coding sequence ATGACCAATTCAATTAAAGCCGCTATTTTTGACATGGATGGTACTCTTATTGATTCCATGTGGGTTTGGCAATCAATAGACGTTGAATACTTGAAGCAAAAAAATTTATCTTTTCCTGAAAATTTACGCTCTGATATAGAACATTTAGGTTTTCAAGATACTGCTGAATATTTTAAAAACAGATTTAATCTTAAAGATTCAGTAGAAGAAATAATTAATGATTGGACACAAATGGCATATAAACATTATGCATATGATATAAAACTAAAGCCATATGCTAAAGAGTACTTGACTTATCTTAAAAATAAAGGTATAAAAATAGGCTTAGCAACAAGTAACTCTCATCTTCTCGTAAAAACTGCATTAAAACCACTTGGAATCTATGATTTATTTGATTCCATAACAATTACAGATGAGGTGAAAAAGGATAAAAGTTTCCCCGATGTCTATCTTCTTGCAGCTAAACGCCTTGGAGCTAATCCAAATGAATGCGTAGTATTTGAAGACATCTTGCCAGCCGTCCTATCAGCAAAAAAAGCCGGTATGACCGTCGTTGCCGTACATGATGAATTTTCTGAAAATAATATATTAGATATAAAAAATGAAGCCCACAAGTTTATTCATTCTTACAATGAACTCATTGCCTAG
- a CDS encoding [Fe-Fe] hydrogenase large subunit C-terminal domain-containing protein, giving the protein MNNKYSELFKSLVDSYYNNSFDSFVYHILSDENIDKAELSKIISSLCGVHIDFKDTNTYIKELKNAISHYECKDNIVEKIKECNNSCATSNEKTPCQKSCPFDAILINKKNNTSYIEDDLCVDCGKCINSCPSGSILDKVEFLPLVNLFKSNTNVIAAVAPAIAGQFGENVSLEKMRTALKKIGFSDMVEVAFFADMLTIKEAFEFDEFVNSKDDLMITSCCCPIWVSMLKKVYKDLAKYVSPSVSPMIASGRVIKKLNPDCKVVFIGPCIAKKAEARNKDLNDAIDFVLTFEELKGIFEVLNINPEELSETPTINYASREGRLYARAGGVSTSVSEAVKKLFPDKYELFKSIKADGVPNCKELLEKAQNEKLPANFMEGMGCSGGCVGGPKALISADTGKKIVNETAENSDIKISLDSPCLKDILNRIGINSVEDFNDKSKTEIFERNFE; this is encoded by the coding sequence ATGAATAATAAATATTCCGAGTTATTTAAATCATTAGTTGATTCCTATTACAATAATAGTTTTGATTCCTTCGTTTACCATATTCTTTCCGATGAAAACATAGATAAAGCTGAACTTTCAAAGATAATATCTTCCTTATGCGGTGTACATATCGACTTCAAAGATACAAATACATACATAAAAGAATTGAAAAATGCAATTTCACATTATGAATGTAAAGACAATATAGTAGAAAAGATCAAGGAATGCAATAATTCTTGTGCCACCTCAAACGAGAAAACCCCGTGTCAAAAATCATGTCCTTTCGACGCCATATTAATTAATAAAAAAAATAATACCTCTTACATAGAAGATGATTTATGTGTAGATTGCGGAAAATGCATAAATTCATGTCCATCTGGATCAATACTTGATAAGGTAGAATTTTTACCACTTGTAAATCTTTTCAAAAGCAACACAAATGTAATAGCCGCAGTAGCTCCAGCAATAGCAGGACAATTTGGTGAAAATGTATCCCTTGAAAAAATGCGAACCGCTCTAAAAAAAATCGGTTTTTCTGATATGGTAGAAGTAGCTTTTTTTGCTGATATGCTCACTATAAAGGAAGCCTTTGAATTTGATGAATTTGTAAATTCAAAAGACGATTTAATGATTACTTCCTGCTGCTGTCCAATATGGGTCTCAATGCTAAAAAAAGTTTATAAAGACCTAGCAAAATACGTTTCTCCTTCAGTTTCTCCAATGATTGCCTCTGGAAGAGTTATAAAAAAATTAAACCCAGATTGTAAAGTTGTATTTATAGGCCCCTGTATTGCTAAAAAGGCAGAAGCCCGAAATAAAGATTTAAATGATGCAATAGACTTTGTGCTGACTTTCGAAGAATTGAAAGGAATATTCGAGGTGCTTAACATTAACCCTGAAGAACTTTCTGAAACACCTACTATAAATTATGCTTCAAGAGAAGGACGATTATATGCACGTGCAGGTGGAGTATCTACTTCAGTAAGTGAAGCTGTAAAAAAACTTTTTCCAGATAAATATGAATTATTCAAATCTATAAAAGCTGATGGTGTGCCAAATTGCAAAGAGTTACTTGAAAAAGCTCAAAATGAGAAGCTTCCAGCTAATTTCATGGAAGGAATGGGCTGCTCAGGTGGGTGTGTTGGAGGTCCAAAGGCATTAATATCAGCAGATACTGGTAAAAAAATAGTCAATGAGACAGCAGAAAATTCTGATATAAAAATTTCTCTTGATAGCCCGTGCCTAAAAGATATATTAAATAGAATCGGCATTAACTCTGTAGAAGATTTTAATGATAAGTCCAAAACAGAGATTTTTGAAAGAAACTTTGAATAA
- the murC gene encoding UDP-N-acetylmuramate--L-alanine ligase yields the protein MSFNLKNDVGKKIHFIGIGGVSMSGLAEVLLERGFKVSGSDMNDSPVLDKLRKNGAEIYIGHSKSNIKDVDLIVYTAAIPKDNPELIYAQEAKISLMTRAEFLGALMKGHKYNVAISGTHGKTTTTSMFSHIALTEKVDPTILVGGNLDIIHGNVRAGKSDYFITEACEYKASFLQFYPYIGVILNVDADHLDFYKNIENVEKAFTKFANLIPEDGYLITNADDERASRAASNVKCNVVYFGIDKGDIRAKNITFNDHGFSSFDVYNNDKLLFHINLNVPGKHNILNALAAITTALKLNMSSKSIVAGIESFKGTHRRFEVKGVKDGITVVDDYAHHPTEIKATLEAAKNYPHNKIYCVFQPHTYSRTLNLFNEFADAFHNVDELVLADIYAAREKDTGVVSSAKLSDAINKNNVKCSNIHSFEDIVKYLKTKLQKGDLLLTVGAGDVFKVGELFLK from the coding sequence ATGTCTTTTAATCTAAAAAATGATGTAGGTAAAAAAATCCATTTTATTGGTATCGGTGGCGTAAGTATGAGCGGTCTTGCAGAGGTGCTGCTTGAAAGAGGCTTTAAAGTTTCAGGTTCAGATATGAATGATTCGCCGGTACTCGATAAGCTTAGAAAAAATGGTGCAGAAATATATATAGGTCATAGTAAAAGTAACATAAAGGATGTAGATTTAATAGTCTACACAGCAGCCATCCCAAAAGATAATCCCGAACTTATCTATGCACAAGAGGCAAAGATTTCTTTAATGACAAGAGCTGAATTTCTAGGTGCTTTGATGAAAGGACATAAATATAATGTAGCTATATCAGGTACACATGGAAAAACCACTACAACTTCTATGTTTTCTCACATTGCATTAACTGAAAAAGTAGACCCAACAATTTTAGTTGGAGGAAACTTAGACATAATACACGGAAATGTACGTGCAGGAAAAAGTGACTATTTTATAACTGAAGCCTGTGAATATAAAGCTTCATTTTTGCAATTTTATCCTTATATAGGTGTAATATTAAATGTAGATGCTGATCATCTAGATTTTTATAAAAACATAGAAAATGTAGAAAAAGCTTTCACAAAATTTGCAAACTTAATTCCAGAAGATGGCTATCTTATTACAAATGCTGATGATGAGCGAGCTTCAAGGGCAGCCTCAAATGTAAAATGTAATGTAGTTTATTTTGGAATTGACAAAGGAGATATAAGAGCAAAGAACATAACTTTCAATGATCATGGTTTTAGTTCTTTTGATGTATATAATAATGATAAACTTTTATTCCACATTAATCTTAATGTTCCAGGAAAACATAATATACTAAATGCTTTAGCAGCAATAACTACAGCTTTAAAATTAAACATGAGCAGTAAATCAATAGTAGCTGGTATAGAAAGCTTTAAGGGAACTCACAGAAGATTTGAAGTTAAAGGAGTAAAAGACGGAATCACTGTAGTAGATGACTATGCACACCATCCTACTGAGATAAAAGCAACTCTTGAAGCTGCTAAAAATTATCCTCATAATAAAATTTACTGTGTATTTCAACCTCACACTTATTCAAGGACATTAAATTTATTTAACGAATTTGCAGATGCCTTTCATAATGTAGACGAATTGGTATTGGCTGATATATATGCTGCAAGGGAAAAAGACACAGGGGTTGTAAGTTCAGCTAAACTTTCTGATGCTATAAATAAAAACAACGTTAAATGCTCAAATATACACAGCTTTGAAGACATAGTTAAATATCTTAAAACTAAACTTCAAAAAGGTGATTTGCTTTTAACTGTTGGTGCTGGCGATGTATTCAAGGTTGGAGAACTATTCTTAAAATAA
- the purR gene encoding pur operon repressor has translation MEKFSRNQRVSAITKTLIEYPNKVINLNYFTDLFNAAKSTISEDLVIVRDTMDRLGYGRVETIAGASGGVKYISSVSEERVEQFVKELCVILQEKDRIIPGNFIYMTDVMCNPQMVHLSGLILASKFADLNVDYVVTVETKGIPLAYEVARLLGVELVIVRRGAKVTEGATVTINYVTGSLRRIQSMSLARKCMNKGSKCVFIDDFMKAGGTALGIVDLLKEFESELLGIGVLVDNTKTPKKLVHNYYSIVDFNGINDDGSAIIVPAIIGK, from the coding sequence ATGGAAAAGTTCAGCAGAAATCAAAGGGTTTCGGCTATAACTAAAACTTTAATTGAATATCCAAATAAAGTTATAAATTTGAATTATTTTACGGATTTATTTAATGCTGCCAAGTCAACAATAAGTGAAGATTTAGTAATAGTAAGAGATACTATGGATAGATTAGGTTATGGAAGAGTTGAGACTATAGCTGGTGCATCTGGTGGAGTTAAATATATTTCGTCAGTATCAGAGGAAAGAGTAGAACAATTTGTAAAAGAGTTATGTGTGATTTTGCAAGAAAAGGATAGAATAATACCAGGTAACTTTATTTATATGACAGATGTAATGTGTAATCCACAAATGGTGCATTTATCAGGGTTAATTTTAGCTTCTAAGTTTGCAGATTTAAATGTAGATTATGTAGTTACTGTTGAAACTAAAGGAATTCCGCTTGCATATGAGGTGGCAAGGCTTTTGGGAGTTGAACTAGTAATTGTAAGAAGAGGTGCTAAGGTTACGGAAGGTGCTACTGTTACAATAAACTATGTTACAGGTTCTCTTAGAAGAATTCAAAGCATGTCACTTGCAAGAAAATGTATGAACAAAGGCAGTAAGTGCGTATTCATAGATGATTTTATGAAAGCTGGTGGAACAGCACTTGGAATAGTTGATCTCTTAAAAGAATTTGAAAGTGAACTTTTAGGTATAGGAGTTCTTGTAGATAATACTAAAACCCCTAAAAAATTAGTTCATAATTATTATTCAATAGTGGACTTTAATGGCATAAATGATGACGGATCTGCAATTATAGTTCCAGCTATTATAGGAAAATAA
- the spoVG gene encoding septation regulator SpoVG produces MQITDVRIRKITSEGKMKAIVSVTFDNEFVVHDIKVIEGQNGLFIAMPSRKTPDGEFKDIAHPINTATREKIQSAILAEYEKVKSEEETKTETEE; encoded by the coding sequence ATGCAAATTACAGATGTGAGAATAAGGAAAATAACATCAGAAGGAAAAATGAAAGCTATTGTTTCAGTAACTTTTGACAACGAATTCGTTGTTCATGATATAAAAGTTATTGAAGGTCAAAATGGTTTATTTATTGCTATGCCTAGTAGGAAGACACCAGATGGTGAGTTTAAAGATATAGCTCATCCAATAAATACAGCTACTAGAGAAAAAATTCAAAGTGCTATATTGGCAGAATATGAAAAAGTTAAGAGTGAAGAAGAGACAAAAACGGAGACAGAGGAATAA
- a CDS encoding helix-turn-helix transcriptional regulator, with the protein MGSYEILSIGTKLKNLREKYNVRQEDLAGGEITRNLISQIEHGKANLTKNAAEIILKNLKKICGKNHITIDENIEYLMEDEKSQAEKILDKYIKELRDLMVYKDASFVDKLTEVEEFLVQWNITDKKVDIFELAGDYFTSTDDYYKSSLYYEKARALFDKYSKNSISILRKLSMVYFYMGEYEQDIKCCQFALDWFNDDLTEEYRCIFLFNSALCYIEIKQYYEAIKNLIKTEEIIKHVNINKYYEVLVEEAICLEHLEKYTESLDIYNKLLDIFKNTNAEQYVLVLANMLNLFRDSNDYINAQKTINNLVPNINKLNNNSKYLPSIYLELSKTFKWLKNLKKAEECCLKGFYASQKYTHYFVIDNIFAELIDIYCDTNNTEKIQKVKNDFFIMTSKENKLNTKIVFKLIGIYLKNNDTQSIQEIYDFSTKFIS; encoded by the coding sequence ATGGGAAGTTATGAGATATTGTCTATTGGCACAAAACTTAAAAACTTAAGGGAAAAATATAATGTAAGACAAGAAGATCTGGCAGGCGGTGAAATAACTAGAAATCTTATCAGTCAGATAGAACATGGCAAGGCAAATCTCACCAAGAATGCTGCTGAAATCATATTAAAAAACTTAAAGAAAATTTGCGGTAAAAATCATATAACAATTGATGAAAACATAGAATATTTAATGGAAGATGAAAAATCTCAGGCTGAAAAGATACTTGATAAATATATTAAAGAGCTTAGAGATCTTATGGTATACAAAGATGCTAGCTTTGTGGACAAACTGACCGAAGTCGAAGAATTCTTAGTACAATGGAATATTACTGATAAAAAAGTAGACATTTTTGAATTAGCAGGAGATTATTTTACTAGTACAGATGATTATTATAAAAGCTCATTATATTATGAAAAAGCCAGAGCGCTATTTGATAAGTATAGCAAAAATTCTATTAGCATTTTAAGAAAATTATCTATGGTATATTTTTATATGGGTGAATATGAACAGGATATAAAATGTTGTCAATTTGCATTGGATTGGTTTAATGATGATTTGACAGAAGAATATCGCTGCATATTTTTATTTAATAGTGCCTTATGTTATATTGAAATAAAACAATATTATGAAGCTATTAAAAATTTAATAAAAACTGAAGAAATAATTAAGCATGTAAATATTAATAAATATTATGAAGTTCTTGTTGAAGAAGCTATTTGTTTGGAACACTTAGAAAAGTATACAGAAAGTCTCGATATTTATAATAAATTATTAGATATCTTCAAAAATACTAACGCGGAACAATATGTATTAGTATTAGCAAATATGCTGAACCTCTTTAGAGATTCTAATGATTATATTAATGCTCAAAAAACTATTAATAATTTGGTACCAAATATAAATAAACTTAATAACAACTCTAAATATTTACCTAGTATATATTTAGAATTAAGTAAAACTTTTAAGTGGTTGAAAAATTTAAAAAAGGCTGAAGAATGTTGCTTGAAAGGATTTTATGCTTCTCAAAAATATACACATTACTTTGTAATAGATAACATATTCGCTGAATTGATAGATATATATTGTGATACAAATAATACAGAAAAAATTCAAAAAGTAAAAAATGACTTTTTTATAATGACAAGTAAAGAAAATAAATTAAATACTAAAATAGTGTTTAAATTGATAGGAATTTATCTAAAAAACAATGATACTCAATCTATTCAAGAAATATATGATTTTAGTACAAAATTTATATCATAA